In the Pungitius pungitius chromosome 5, fPunPun2.1, whole genome shotgun sequence genome, one interval contains:
- the LOC119225438 gene encoding fibroblast growth factor 10-like encodes MIRWAAGGSKAASASSCSGAGLGAPCGRGTGPRPRLSSTLLPALSLPFLVAVLLLSFSLPGAACHQLRRDRVRPASPRTLRIPLNVSEADVSSRTRATGGPPGRTGGPQGRHVRSYNHLQGDMRRRKLFSFQKFFLRIDKNGKVNGTKSKEDPLSILEITSVDVGVVAIKGLNSNYYLAISRRGELYGAREFGVDCTLKERIEENGYNTYASAKWRNKKRQMFVGLNVHGKPLRGKKTRRKNTATHFLPIMP; translated from the exons ATGATCAGATGGGCTGCTGGAGGAAGTAAGGCCGCCTCCGCCTCGTCCTGCTCCGGAGCCGGGCTAGGGGCTCCGTGTGGTCGCGGGACTGGCCCTAGACCGAGGTTATCTTCAACGCTGCTCCCCGCCCTGTCTCTGCCTTTCCTGGTGGCGGTGCTCCTTTTGTCCTTCTCCCTGCCCGGAGCAGCATGCCACCAGCTCCGCAGAGACAGAGTGAGACCCGCCAGCCCACGGACTCTCAGGATTCCACTCAACGTTTCTGAGGCAGACGTCTCCTCCAGGACGAGGGCCACCGGTGGCCCCCCGGGTCGGACAGGGGGGCCGCAGGGTAGGCACGTGCGCAGCTACAACCACCTCCAAGGGGACATGCGGAGGAGGAAGCTGTTCTCCTTCCAGAAGTTTTTCCTGAGGATCGACAAAAACGGAAAGGTCAACGGAACTAAGAGCAAGGAGGACCCGCTCA GTATTCTGGAAATCACATCGGTGGACGTCGGAGTGGTGGCCATCAAAGGGCTGAACAGTAACTACTATCTGGCTATCAGTAGGAGAGGAGAGCTGTACGGAGCG AGGGAGTTCGGCGTCGACTGCACCCTGAAGGAGCGCATCGAGGAGAACGGCTACAACACGTACGCGTCGGCCAAGTGGAGGAACAAGAAGAGGCAGATGTTCGTGGGCCTGAACGTCCACGGGAAGCCGCTGAGGGGGAAGAAGACGCGCAGGAAGAACACGGCCACCCACTTCCTCCCGATTATGCCGTGA
- the paip1 gene encoding polyadenylate-binding protein-interacting protein 1, translated as MDESFDRAPGAGRTRNFVADPGLACNAGGSGDPKAALFNQREPLRQPRTLPPFAESNLGAPNVMVAGDFTRQSKTQQSINANSMPASRGFTHVDSMVKSSNLSASAPEFVPSAVNLYEDPPYYDDNEGYYDEQTLAETVADFLGHLSSSPGSFESDVEAITAMLNSWVTTEELLNELVELIYTQSTAIPNFAYTGARLCNYLSHHLLVSPRSGNFRQLLLKRCQTEFQQRDAAVRGDAETQKKFHSFVLFLGELYLNLQVKSSKGPPNRADILLDALKDLMSSLFSKPVDANLICAVKLLKLTGSILDDAWKERGKPHMEELIQRIETILLDATCSRDVRQMLLKLVELRSSDWGRVRAATAASNATPDNDPNYFMNEPTFYTEDGTPFTAADPDYAEKYQEILDRQEYFNDLDGENGNESEIYDSEDEMEPEIEAAFETFCLESERKRQQ; from the exons ATGGACGAGAGTTTTGACCGAGCTCCAGGGGCGGGCAGAACCCGAAATTTTGTCGCGGACCCGGGGCTTGCTTGCAACGCCGGGGGCAGCGGTGACCCCAAAGCTGCACTCTTCAACCAAAGAGAGCCGCTGAGGCAGCCGCGCACCTTGCCACCTTTTGCCGAGAGCAACCTTGGCGCGCCCAACGTCATGGTTGCTGGAG ATTTTACAAGACAGAGCAAAACCCAACAAAGTATCAATGCCAACAGCATGCCTGCCTCCAGAGGTTTTACCCACGTGGACTCCATGGTCAAGTCATCAAATCTTTCAGCCAGTGCCCCAGAGTTTGTCCCCTCTGCAGTCAACCTGTACGAG GACCCCCCGTATTATGATGACAACGAAGGCTATTACGACGAACAAACTTTGGCTGAAACTGTGGCAGACTTCCTTGGCCACCTGAGCTCTTCGCCCGGGTCCTTTGAGTCGGATGTGGAAGCCATTACGGCCATGCTCAACTCCTGGGTTACCACCGAAGAACTGTTGAACGAGCTGGTGGAACTGATCTACACACAG TCTACTGCCATTCCTAACTTTGCTTACACTGGGGCAAGGCTGTGTAACTACCTGTCCCATCATCTCCTCGTCAGCCCCCGAAGTGGCAACTTTCGTCAGCTCCTACTCAAAAg ATGTCAAACCGAATTTCAACAGAGGGATGCAGCAGTTAGAGGAGATGCGGAGACCCAGAAAAAATTCCACTCCTTCGTGCTCTTTCTGGGGGAGCTCTATCTTAACCTGCAG gTAAAGAGCTCAAAAGGACCTCCAAACCGAGCAGATATTCTCCTCGACGCACTGAAAGATCTGATGAGCAGTCTGTTCTCCAAGCCCGTGGATGCCAATCTCATTTGCGCTGTCAAACTGCTCAAG CTGACGGGCTCCATCCTGGATGACGCCTGGAAAGAGAGGGGAAAACCGCACATGGAAGAACTAATCCAAAGAATAGAAACTATTCTACTGGATGCCACCTGCAGCCG GGACGTCCGACAGATGCTACTGAAACTGGTGGAGTTGAGATCGAGCGACTGGGGCAGAGTCCGCGCTGCCACAGCGGCCAGCAACGCCACGCCAGACAACGACCCCAACTACTTCATG AATGAACCTACATTCTACACAGAGGATGGGACTCCTTTCACAGCTGCAGACCCAG ATTACGCTGAGAAATACCAAGAGATCCTGGATCGGCAGGAATATTTCAACGATCTTGATGgagaaaatggaaatgaaagtgaaat ATATGATTCAGAAGACGAGATGGAGCCCGAGATAGAAGCAGCCTTTGAAACTTTTTGTTTGGAGTCGGAGAGGAAGCGGCAGCAATGA
- the itga2.2 gene encoding integrin alpha-2, producing MELSWGRVFFTLIVITDRILPSRSFNVGTAGAKIFSGPAATEFGYTVKQVSNHEGKWLLVSAPWSGFSPNRTGDVYKCQVAGSRNSCDKLNLQDSVSMPDVKNVHDQMCLGLTLTRMPADNSLMCGPLWGQRCGDQIFYPGICAKMNSLFQPQAAFSPAVQSCGGPMDIVIVLDGSNSIYPWAPMNEFLRKLIPALDIGPKNTQVSVIQYGIVSKFELKLNEYKTKEEVMRAASKIEQMYGTSTNTFHAIEFASRSGFDESNGGRPGAAKVMVVVTDGESHDVAMREKVLAYCEKQGITRFGIALLGYYTRNNIETDGLIKEIKSIASVPNEKYFFNVSEEAALSTIAGTLGNRIFNIEGTGKGGDNFKMEMSQVGFSAHYSEGVTMLGAPGAYGWSGTVVHQKGSKAEILPFSAFERTLQDKNHSSLLGYSVTTLSDGSIEYFVAGAPRSNHSGQVIVYTVIGENTTTIIDSERGKQIGSYFGSVLCPLDVDRDSVTDLLLVGAPMYMSDQKREEGRVYLFSVTKGILNEQGFLIGPPSTEDARFGMAISAVPDLDLDGYNDIVVGAPLEDKGKGVIYIYNGENKALNKQFSQKIFGSKLDPQLQYFGRSIDSFTDLNDDTLPDISIGAYGKVVQLWSRGVASVSAEASFNPDKINIVNKPCDIKGQKLTCFNTNLCFRAAFRPTNPVGPIDISYTLTLDADLQASRVTSRGLFTKNNERFLTEKAKILSTPLCLDYQVYVQEAPDFVNSLSLKVEIEQQNADVNPVLDTSSPSAWEFFVPFTTDCGSDNVCVSDLVLSAKTDTKASSSSPALVSGNNQALSFEVVVKNKKENAYNTQVTATYSKNLFYSSISPPTGEVKCTSTQTQTVTCQVGYPALKTHQQMTFQMNFDYNLDELHNRAEVKFEAKSDGKEERPADNTVDISLPVRYDAGVILSRQSNINFYVADVVLPAVTTVKSLDDIGPEFNFTVKVSTSYFPVSLLYLTIALPVTTKGGNQLLYVTSVDTPPGGAVTCDSSGLVDPLQIGVKSYEASFSEESLRGTESLNCKSAKCEYIKCISKDVEIKSDYFVKVKTRIWSGTFLSASYQTIELTSDVDVETSDPDLLVIGLKRLPVVVTISKPGVTGDVPVGVIVGSVVAGLLLLALAVGLLWKFGFFKRKYQQLQMEEAEDTQSHAHVNEVL from the exons ATGGAGCTCTCCTGGGGACGCGTTTTCTTCACTCTGATAGTCATCA ctgacAGAATCCTTCCCTCGCGGTCCTTCAACGTTGGTACTGCAGGTGCCAAGATCTTCAGCGGGCCGGCAGCTACGGAGTTTGGCTACACGGTCAAACAAGTATCAAACCACGAGGGCAAATG gctcCTGGTCAGTGCCCCATGGAGTGGTTTCAGTCCAAACAGGACGGGGGATGTTTACAAGTGTCAAGTCGCAGGCTCCAGAAACAGCTGCGATAAACTCAATCTCCAAG ATTCTGTGAGTATGCCCGATGTTAAAAATGTCCACGACCAGATGTGCCTGGGTTTGACACTCACCCGGATGCCTGCTGACAATAGTTTGATG TGTGGTCCTCTGTGGGGACAACGCTGTGGAGATCAGATCTTCTACCCAGGAATATGTGCCAAAATGAACAGCCTCTTTCAACCTCAGGCCGCCTTCTCTCCGGCTGTCCAGT CATGCGGAGGGCCGATGGACATCGTGATCGTTCTGGACGGTTCCAACAGCATTTACCCCTGGGCTCCAATGAACGAGTTCCTCCGGAAATTGATACCTGCCCTCGACATCGGGCCCAAAAATACGCAG GTCAGCGTCATTCAGTACGGAATTGTTTCGAAGTTTGAACTCAAGCTCAATGAGTATAAAACCAAAGAGGAGGTAATGCGAGCTGCGTCCAAAATCGAACAAATGTACGGTACTTCTACCAACACCTTCCATGCCATCGAATTTGCCAG TCGGTCGGGTTTCGATGAAAGCAACGGCGGCCGACCAGGCGCCGCcaaggtgatggtggtggtcaCTGACGGGGAGTCTCATGACGTGGCGATGAGAGAAAAAGTACTCGCCTACTGCGAGAAGCAAGGCATCACCCGCTTCGGTATCGCT CTCCTGGGTTATTACACCAGAAACAACATTGAGACAGACGGCTTGATTAAAGAAATCAAGTCCATCGCCAGCGTACCCAATGAGAAGTACTTCTTCAATGTGTCGGAGGAGGCGGCGCTCTCCACCATCGCTGGAACATTGGGAAACCGCATCTTCAACATAGAAG GCACCGGGAAAGGGGGCGACAACTTTAAGATGGAGATGTCCCAGGTCGGGTTCAGCGCTCATTACTCAGAG GGTGTGACGATGCTCGGAGCACCGGGGGCCTACGGCTGGAGCGGGACTGTTGTCCATCAAAAGGGCTCAAAAGCAGAAATTCTCCCCTTCTCCGCCTTTGAGAGAACACTTCAAGACAAAAACCACAGCTCACTGTTGG GTTATTCTGTCACCACACTGAGTGACGGGTCCATAGAATACTTTGTGGCTGGCGCGCCTCGCTCCAACCACTCCGGACAAGTTATCGTCTACACCGTCATCGGTGAGAATACAACTACTATCATCGACTCAGAGCGAGGGAAACAG ATTGGGTCCTACTTTGGAAGCGTCCTGTGCCCCCTGGACGTGGACAGAGACTCTGTGACGGACCTTCTGCTCGTTGGTGCCCCCATGTACATGAGCGATCAGAAAAGAGAGGAAGGCAGGGTTTACCTCTTCTCCGTCACCAAG GGTATACTGAACGAGCAAGGATTCCTCATTGGTCCGCCCTCGACTGAGGATGCGCGCTTCGGGATGGCCATTTCTGCTGTTCCCGATCTGGACCTCGATGGTTACAACGACATTGTGGTTGGAGCTCCACTAGAggacaaagggaaaggtgtCATCTACATCTACAACGGGGAGAACAAGGCTTTAAACAAACAGTTCTCACAG AAAATCTTTGGCTCCAAACTGGATCCTCAGTTGCAGTATTTTGGAAGGTCCATAGATAGTTTCACAGACCTGAATGACGACACGCTCCCTGACATCTCCATTGGCGCTTATGGCAAAGTGGTGCAGCTCTG GTCCCGAGGTGTGGCGTCCGTCTCGGCTGAAGCTTCTTTCAACCCCGACAAAATCAACATTGTCAACAAACCTTGTGACATTAAGGGACAGAAGCTCACTTGTTTCAACACCAACCTCTGTTTCCGGGCTGCATTCAGGCCTACGAACCCTGTTGGACCAATCG ATATATCCTACACTTTAACTCTGGACGCTGACCTGCAGGCATCACGAGTTACCTCCAGAGGACTGTTCACTAAAAACAACGAACGTTTCCTCACAGAAAAGGCTAAAATATTATCTACGCCCCTGTGTCTGGACTACCAGGTGTATGTTCAG GAGGCGCCGGACTTTGTCAACTCCCTCAGTCTCAAAGTAGAGATCGAGCAGCAGAATGCAGATGTGAACCCCGTCCTTGATACATCTTCTCCAAGTGCCTGGGAGTTCTTT gtgCCTTTCACAACAGACTGCGGCTCCGACAACGTGTGTGTCAGTGACCTGGTGCTGAGCGCGAAGACAGACACCAAAGCTTCTAG CTCGTCTCCCGCGCTGGTCAGTGGCAACAACCAGGCGCTGTCGTTTGAAGTGGTCGTGAAGAACAAAAAGGAGAACGCGTACAACACCCAGGTCACGGCGACCTACTCCAAGAACCTCTTCTACTCCTCCATTTCCCCCCCT ACGGGCGAAGTCAAATGCacctcaacacaaacacaaaccgtcACCTGCCAAGTGGGGTACCCAGCGCTGAAAACCCACCAACAA ATGACATTTCAGATGAATTTTGATTACAATCTTGACGAGCTGCACAACCGAGCCGAGGTGAAATTCGAGGCCAAGAG TGATGGTAAAGAGGAAAGGCCTGCAGACAACACAGTGGACATATCCTTGCCTGTGCGATACGATGCTGGGGTAATTCTATCAAG GCAGTCAAATATCAATTTCTACGTAGCGGATGTCGTCCTTCCCGCGGTAACAACGGTGAAGAGTCTTGATGATATCGGCCCAGAGTTTAACTTCACAGTGAAG GTTTCCACGAGCTACTTCCCCGTCAGCCTCCTGTACCTCACCATCGCTCTGCCAGTGACCACCAAAGGTGGAAATCAGCTCCTCTATGTCACCAGTGTGGACACACCGCCA GGAGGTGCGGTCACCTGCGACTCCAGCGGCCTAGTGGATCCTCTGCAGATCGGAGTGAAGAGCTACGAGGCGTCCTTCTCCGAGGAGAGCCTCAGAGGCACGGAGAGTCTG AACTGCAAGAGTGCAAAATGCGAGTACATAAAATGCATCTCCAAAGACGTGGAAATCAAAAGCGACTATTTTGTGAAAGTGAAAACGAGGATCTGGAGCGGCACATTTCTTTCG GCCTCCTATCAGACCATCGAGCTGACCTCCGACGTGGACGTCGAGACCTCAGACCCCGACCTGCTGGTCATCGGCCTCAAGCGGCTTCCG GTGGTGGTGACCATCAGCAAACCCGGGGTGACGGGCGACGTTCCGGTGGGGGTGATAGTCGGCAGCGTCGTCGCTGGACTGCTGCTGTTGGCTCTGGCCGTCGGCCTGCTGTGGAAG TTTGGCTTTTTCAAGAGGAAGTACCAGCAGCTCCAGATGGAGGAAGCTGAAGACACGCAGAGCCACGCGCATGTAAACGAGGTGCTGTGA